The Leclercia sp. S52 genome has a segment encoding these proteins:
- a CDS encoding lipoprotein, protein MKRLISVALLTALLAGCAHDSPCVPTYDDQGRLVHTNTCMKGTTQDNWETAGAIAGGAAAVAGLTLGIIAVSK, encoded by the coding sequence ATGAAAAGACTCATTTCGGTTGCACTCCTTACCGCGCTGCTTGCGGGCTGCGCGCACGACTCTCCGTGCGTACCGACATACGACGATCAGGGCCGACTGGTTCATACCAATACCTGTATGAAAGGGACCACGCAGGATAACTGGGAAACTGCAGGGGCGATAGCAGGTGGCGCAGCAGCCGTTGCAGGCCTGACGCTGGGCATCATTGCCGTGTCTAAGTAA
- a CDS encoding amino acid ABC transporter substrate-binding protein, protein MKKMMMASLAAAGVLVAITGQAQAGATLDAVKQKGFVQCGISDGLPGFSYADANGKFSGIDVDVCRGVAAAVLGDDTKVKYTPLTAKERFTALQSGEVDMLSRNTTWTSSRDTGMGMSFTGVTYYDGIGFLTHNKAGLKSAKELDGATVCIQAGTDTELNVADYFKANNMKYTPVTFDRSDESAKALESGRCDTLASDQSQLYALRIKLSNPAEWLVLPEVISKEPLGPVVRRGDDEWNSIVRWTLFAMLNAEEMGVNSKNVDEKAANPTTPDMAHLLGKEGDYGKDLKLDNKWAYNIIKKVGNYAEIFERNVGSESALKISRGQNNLWNNGGIQYAPPVR, encoded by the coding sequence ATGAAAAAGATGATGATGGCCAGCCTCGCCGCTGCAGGTGTGCTTGTTGCAATTACCGGCCAGGCTCAGGCGGGGGCGACTCTGGATGCCGTTAAGCAGAAAGGTTTCGTGCAATGTGGGATCAGCGACGGTCTGCCGGGTTTCTCCTACGCAGATGCCAACGGTAAATTCTCCGGTATCGATGTCGACGTGTGCCGTGGCGTTGCTGCCGCAGTATTAGGCGATGACACCAAAGTGAAATATACCCCGCTGACGGCGAAAGAGCGTTTTACCGCCCTGCAATCCGGCGAAGTGGATATGCTTTCGCGTAATACCACCTGGACCTCGTCACGTGATACCGGCATGGGCATGTCCTTTACCGGCGTGACCTATTACGATGGCATTGGTTTCCTGACCCACAATAAAGCGGGCCTGAAGAGTGCAAAAGAGCTGGATGGCGCAACGGTCTGTATTCAGGCGGGGACTGACACCGAGCTGAACGTCGCGGATTATTTCAAAGCCAACAACATGAAATATACGCCGGTCACCTTCGACCGCTCTGACGAATCCGCCAAAGCGCTGGAATCGGGCCGCTGCGATACCCTGGCATCGGATCAGTCCCAGCTGTATGCGCTGCGGATCAAGCTGAGTAATCCGGCGGAGTGGCTTGTTCTGCCGGAAGTGATCTCCAAAGAGCCGCTGGGGCCGGTGGTACGCCGCGGGGACGATGAATGGAACTCTATTGTGCGCTGGACGCTGTTCGCCATGCTCAACGCAGAAGAGATGGGCGTTAACTCGAAGAACGTCGATGAGAAAGCTGCCAATCCAACCACGCCGGATATGGCCCACTTGCTGGGTAAAGAGGGTGATTACGGCAAGGATCTGAAGCTGGATAACAAATGGGCGTACAACATCATTAAAAAGGTGGGTAACTACGCTGAGATCTTCGAGCGTAACGTCGGCTCTGAAAGCGCGCTGAAGATCAGCCGTGGTCAGAATAACCTCTGGAACAATGGCGGCATCCAGTACGCTCCGCCAGTTCGCTAA
- the dprA gene encoding DNA-protecting protein DprA, whose translation MTSTEIWLRLISIGELYGDKMVAIAQHLQREPQIDAAVLAGMGLTQKQKARFFSFSPREIERSMAWLAEPGHHLISADSALYPAQLRAIADYPGALFVRGDVQMLSSLQLAVVGSRSHSWYGERWGTLLCEQLAQAGLTITSGLACGIDGIAHRAALAVKGKSVAVLGNGLSEIYPRRHTSLATRLVESGGAVVSEFPLATPPWPGNFPRRNRIISGLSQGVFVIEALIRSGSLVTAKCALEQGREVFALPGAIGNPGCEGPHWLIKQGATPVTAAEDILESLRYGLNWLPADPENWVYSSDQEQVALPFPELLANVGDEVTPVDVVAERAGQPVPVTVAQLLELELAGWIAAVPGGYVRLRRASHVRRTHVFV comes from the coding sequence ATGACATCCACAGAGATATGGTTACGCCTGATAAGCATTGGAGAATTGTACGGCGACAAGATGGTGGCAATAGCGCAGCACTTGCAGCGCGAACCCCAGATTGATGCCGCTGTGCTGGCAGGAATGGGGCTGACCCAAAAGCAAAAGGCGCGGTTCTTTTCATTTTCGCCGCGTGAAATTGAGCGCAGCATGGCGTGGCTGGCTGAGCCGGGTCATCACTTGATAAGTGCAGACAGTGCCCTGTACCCAGCTCAGCTACGCGCCATTGCGGATTACCCGGGCGCTTTGTTTGTCAGAGGGGATGTGCAGATGCTGTCGAGTCTACAGTTGGCCGTCGTTGGCAGCCGTTCCCACTCCTGGTACGGGGAGCGGTGGGGAACGCTCCTTTGCGAGCAGTTAGCCCAGGCGGGCCTGACGATTACCAGCGGCCTGGCGTGTGGGATTGATGGGATTGCGCATCGCGCCGCGCTCGCCGTTAAGGGAAAAAGCGTAGCGGTTTTGGGAAATGGCTTATCCGAGATCTATCCCCGCCGTCATACCTCGCTGGCCACGCGTCTTGTTGAGAGCGGCGGCGCCGTCGTTTCGGAGTTTCCTCTCGCTACGCCTCCCTGGCCCGGTAATTTCCCCCGGCGCAATCGCATCATTAGCGGCCTCAGTCAGGGAGTGTTCGTTATAGAGGCCCTGATAAGAAGCGGTTCACTCGTTACCGCGAAATGCGCACTTGAACAGGGACGCGAAGTCTTTGCGCTGCCAGGCGCGATAGGAAACCCTGGATGTGAGGGGCCGCACTGGTTAATTAAGCAAGGCGCCACGCCAGTGACCGCGGCAGAAGATATTCTGGAAAGTTTACGATATGGCCTTAACTGGCTGCCTGCGGACCCCGAAAATTGGGTTTATTCATCAGATCAGGAGCAGGTAGCATTGCCATTTCCTGAGCTCCTGGCTAACGTAGGAGATGAGGTAACACCTGTTGACGTTGTCGCTGAACGTGCCGGCCAACCTGTGCCAGTAACGGTAGCACAGCTACTCGAACTGGAGTTAGCAGGATGGATCGCAGCTGTACCCGGCGGCTATGTCCGATTAAGGAGGGCAAGCCATGTTCGACGTACTCATGTATTTGTTTGA
- the def gene encoding peptide deformylase, which yields MAVLQVLHIPDERLRKVAEPVKEVNAEIQRIVDDMFDTMYAEEGIGLAATQVDIHQRIIVIDVSENREGRLVLINPELLEKSGETGIEEGCLSIPEQRALVPRAEKVKIRALDRDGKPFELEADDLLAICIQHEMDHLVGKLFIDYLSPLKQQRIRQKVEKLDRMRARA from the coding sequence ATGGCAGTTTTGCAAGTGTTACATATCCCGGACGAGCGCCTTCGCAAAGTCGCCGAGCCGGTTAAAGAAGTGAATGCAGAAATTCAACGTATCGTTGATGATATGTTCGATACGATGTACGCCGAAGAAGGCATCGGTCTTGCGGCGACGCAGGTTGATATTCATCAGCGCATTATCGTAATCGACGTTTCCGAAAACCGTGAAGGACGCCTGGTATTAATTAACCCGGAGTTACTGGAAAAAAGCGGCGAAACCGGAATCGAAGAAGGCTGTCTCTCTATTCCTGAGCAGCGTGCACTGGTTCCTCGTGCAGAGAAAGTGAAAATCCGCGCGCTCGATCGCGACGGTAAGCCGTTCGAACTGGAAGCAGACGACCTGCTGGCAATCTGTATTCAGCACGAGATGGATCATCTGGTCGGTAAACTGTTTATCGATTACCTCTCACCACTGAAACAGCAGCGTATTCGTCAGAAAGTAGAGAAACTGGATCGCATGCGCGCTCGCGCATAA
- a CDS encoding amino acid ABC transporter ATP-binding protein codes for MSQITMTPADAMITLDNVNKWYGQFHVLKDINLKVKQGERIVLCGPSGSGKSTTIRCINHLEEHQQGRIVVDGIELNDDIRNVERVRQEVGMVFQHFNLFPHLTVLQNCTLAPIWVRKMPKKEAEALAMHYLERVRIAEHAHKFPGQISGGQQQRVAIARSLCMKPKIMLFDEPTSALDPEMVKEVLDTMIGLAESGMTMLCVTHEMGFARTVADRVIFMDRGEIVEQAPPEEFFSQPKSERTRAFLSQVIH; via the coding sequence ATGAGCCAGATAACTATGACCCCCGCTGACGCGATGATTACCCTGGATAATGTGAATAAGTGGTATGGGCAATTTCACGTTCTGAAAGACATCAACCTGAAGGTGAAGCAGGGGGAACGCATTGTCCTTTGTGGGCCTTCAGGCTCAGGTAAATCAACCACTATCCGCTGCATTAACCATCTGGAAGAGCATCAGCAGGGACGGATCGTTGTGGATGGTATCGAGCTGAACGATGACATCCGTAACGTGGAGCGTGTTCGCCAGGAGGTCGGGATGGTCTTCCAGCATTTCAATTTATTCCCGCACCTGACCGTGCTGCAGAACTGCACCCTGGCACCCATCTGGGTGCGTAAGATGCCAAAAAAGGAAGCGGAGGCGCTGGCCATGCACTATCTGGAACGCGTGCGCATTGCAGAGCATGCCCATAAATTTCCGGGACAAATCTCGGGTGGGCAGCAGCAGCGCGTGGCGATTGCCCGCTCTCTGTGCATGAAACCTAAAATTATGCTGTTCGATGAACCCACCTCAGCACTGGATCCGGAGATGGTGAAAGAGGTTCTGGATACCATGATAGGGCTGGCAGAATCGGGAATGACGATGCTGTGCGTGACGCATGAGATGGGTTTCGCCAGAACCGTAGCGGACCGGGTGATCTTTATGGATCGCGGGGAAATCGTCGAGCAGGCACCGCCGGAAGAGTTCTTCTCCCAGCCGAAATCAGAACGCACGCGCGCATTTTTATCTCAGGTTATTCACTGA
- a CDS encoding DUF1488 domain-containing protein gives MNQAIQFPDRETWDDEKLAVCFPALVNGMQMMCAIKGATLVRRFGEGLPLNIFREHRWDLEEEASDAIRDGDEDDQGWFWLS, from the coding sequence ATGAATCAGGCAATCCAGTTCCCGGATCGGGAAACGTGGGACGACGAAAAGCTGGCCGTCTGTTTTCCCGCTCTGGTGAATGGCATGCAAATGATGTGTGCGATTAAAGGGGCAACGCTGGTGCGGCGTTTTGGCGAGGGCCTGCCGCTCAATATCTTTCGTGAACATCGCTGGGATCTTGAAGAAGAAGCCAGCGATGCGATCCGCGATGGTGACGAGGACGATCAGGGGTGGTTCTGGCTCTCCTGA
- a CDS encoding amino acid ABC transporter permease: MTKAVLSHPARPAMTGNGRIISWARKNLFSSWSNSLLTLFCFWLMWELIPPLLNWAFLQANWVGTTRADCTKEGACWVFIHQRFGQFMYGLYPHDQRWRINLALLVGLLSIIPMFWKGLPQRGRYIAAWAVIYPLIVWLLLYGGVPGLERVETRQWGGLTLTLIIASVGIAGALPLGILLALGRRSTMPVVRVLSVIFIEFWRGVPLITVLFMSSVMLPLFMAEGTTIDKLIRALVGVILFQSAYVAEVVRGGLQALPKGQYEAAESLALGYWKTQGLVILPQALKLVIPGLVNTIIALFKDTSLVIIIGLFDLFSSVQQATVDPAWLGMSTEGYVFAALIYWIFCFSMSRYSQHLEKRFNTGRTPH; the protein is encoded by the coding sequence ATGACAAAAGCCGTCTTGTCTCACCCTGCGCGTCCGGCCATGACTGGCAACGGACGCATTATTAGCTGGGCACGTAAAAATCTGTTCTCCAGCTGGAGCAACAGCCTTCTCACCCTGTTCTGCTTCTGGCTGATGTGGGAGCTGATCCCGCCGCTGCTCAACTGGGCGTTTTTACAGGCCAACTGGGTCGGTACCACCCGCGCCGATTGTACGAAAGAGGGAGCCTGCTGGGTCTTTATTCATCAGCGCTTCGGCCAGTTCATGTATGGGCTCTACCCGCACGATCAGCGCTGGCGCATCAACCTTGCGCTGCTGGTCGGGCTGCTTTCCATTATCCCTATGTTCTGGAAAGGATTGCCGCAGCGGGGACGGTATATCGCCGCCTGGGCGGTGATCTATCCCCTTATCGTCTGGTTGTTACTCTATGGCGGCGTGCCAGGACTGGAGCGCGTCGAAACGCGCCAGTGGGGTGGTCTGACGCTGACGCTGATTATCGCCTCCGTGGGGATCGCTGGTGCCTTACCGTTAGGCATTCTGCTGGCTTTGGGTCGCCGCTCAACCATGCCGGTTGTGCGCGTCCTCTCGGTGATTTTTATTGAGTTCTGGCGCGGCGTTCCGTTGATCACCGTGCTGTTTATGTCTTCCGTAATGCTGCCGCTGTTTATGGCGGAGGGCACGACCATCGACAAACTGATCCGCGCCCTGGTGGGCGTGATTCTGTTTCAGTCTGCCTATGTGGCGGAGGTCGTGCGCGGTGGGTTACAGGCGCTACCAAAGGGCCAGTACGAAGCCGCCGAATCCCTGGCGCTGGGATACTGGAAAACGCAGGGATTAGTGATCCTGCCGCAGGCGTTGAAGCTGGTGATCCCGGGCCTGGTGAACACCATTATCGCGCTGTTCAAAGACACCAGTCTGGTGATCATCATTGGATTATTCGATCTTTTCAGTAGCGTGCAGCAGGCTACCGTCGACCCGGCGTGGCTGGGTATGTCTACAGAAGGCTATGTTTTTGCAGCACTTATCTACTGGATTTTCTGTTTTAGCATGTCGCGCTACAGCCAGCATCTGGAAAAGCGCTTTAACACCGGGCGTACACCGCACTGA
- the smg gene encoding DUF494 family protein Smg — protein sequence MFDVLMYLFETYIHNEAEARVDQDKLTRDLTDAGFEREDIYNALIWLEKLADYQEGLAEPMQLASDPLSVRIYTAEECERLDASCRGFVLFLEQIQVLNLETREMVIERVMALDTAEFELEDLKWVILMVLFNIPGCENAYQQMEELLFEVNEGMLH from the coding sequence ATGTTCGACGTACTCATGTATTTGTTTGAGACTTACATCCATAACGAAGCTGAAGCACGCGTGGATCAGGACAAACTTACACGCGATCTCACCGATGCAGGTTTCGAACGGGAAGATATTTACAACGCGTTAATATGGCTCGAAAAACTGGCTGATTATCAGGAAGGCCTCGCCGAACCGATGCAGTTAGCTTCCGATCCGCTGTCTGTACGCATCTATACGGCTGAAGAGTGTGAAAGGCTGGATGCCAGTTGCCGGGGATTTGTTTTATTCCTGGAGCAGATTCAGGTGCTGAACCTCGAAACGAGAGAAATGGTGATAGAGCGCGTTATGGCGCTGGATACGGCAGAATTTGAGCTGGAAGATCTGAAGTGGGTCATCCTGATGGTTCTGTTTAACATTCCAGGCTGTGAAAATGCCTATCAGCAAATGGAAGAATTACTCTTTGAAGTGAATGAAGGTATGCTGCATTAA
- the aroE gene encoding shikimate dehydrogenase: MEAYAVFGNPIAHSKSPFIHQQFAQQLNIEHPYGRVLAPVDAFVTTLDSFFAGGGKGANVTVPFKEEAFERADELTERASLAGAVNTLKRLEDGRILGDNTDGIGLLSDLERLSFIKPGARILLIGAGGASRGVILPLLSLDCAVTITNRTYSRAVELATLFAHTGSIHAAAMDDLSGHEFDLIINATSSGIAGDVPAIPSSLINAQVHCYDMFYQKGKTPFLNWCEQQGAKYLADGLGMLVGQAAHAVMLWHGVLPAVEPVIEKLKLELSA; the protein is encoded by the coding sequence ATGGAAGCGTACGCCGTTTTTGGTAATCCAATCGCCCACAGCAAGTCGCCGTTTATTCATCAGCAGTTTGCGCAGCAGCTGAACATCGAGCACCCTTATGGACGCGTGCTTGCGCCTGTCGATGCCTTTGTGACGACGCTGGACAGCTTTTTTGCTGGTGGCGGTAAAGGGGCGAACGTCACAGTGCCTTTTAAAGAAGAGGCATTCGAGCGCGCCGATGAGTTAACGGAGCGTGCGTCCCTCGCGGGAGCGGTGAACACCCTTAAACGGCTTGAAGATGGCCGGATTCTGGGAGACAACACGGACGGTATCGGCTTACTGAGCGATCTGGAACGGCTGTCATTTATCAAACCTGGTGCGCGTATCCTGCTGATCGGTGCGGGTGGTGCGTCGCGTGGGGTGATTCTGCCGCTGCTCTCTCTGGATTGCGCAGTGACCATAACGAATCGTACTTATTCCCGCGCGGTAGAACTGGCCACCCTTTTTGCCCATACCGGGAGCATTCATGCGGCTGCTATGGACGACCTGAGCGGACATGAGTTTGACCTGATCATTAATGCGACCTCAAGCGGTATAGCCGGCGACGTTCCCGCTATTCCCTCTTCATTAATTAATGCGCAGGTTCACTGCTATGACATGTTTTACCAGAAAGGCAAAACGCCTTTTCTGAACTGGTGTGAACAGCAAGGCGCAAAATATCTTGCTGATGGGTTGGGAATGCTGGTGGGGCAGGCCGCACACGCCGTAATGCTATGGCACGGTGTATTGCCGGCAGTTGAACCGGTTATTGAAAAGCTAAAACTGGAATTGTCTGCATGA
- the tsaC gene encoding L-threonylcarbamoyladenylate synthase type 1 TsaC: protein MNNNLQSGSIAHAVDVLNKEDVIAYPTEAVFGVGCDPDSEVAVTRLLTLKQRPVEKGLILIAASFEQLKPYIDDSMLTSAQRETIFAAWPGPVTFVFPALPTTPRWLTGRFDSLAVRVTDHPLVIELCNRFGKPLVSTSANLTGLPPCRTSEEVLTQFGDDFPVVIGETGGRLNPSEIRDALTGERFRQG, encoded by the coding sequence GTGAATAATAACCTGCAATCAGGCTCCATCGCGCATGCGGTGGACGTACTGAATAAAGAAGACGTCATCGCTTATCCAACAGAAGCTGTTTTTGGGGTGGGATGCGATCCCGACAGCGAGGTCGCCGTAACGCGCCTGTTAACACTCAAGCAGAGACCGGTTGAAAAAGGGCTGATTCTCATCGCTGCCAGTTTCGAACAGCTTAAACCTTATATTGATGATTCCATGTTGACGTCAGCGCAACGTGAAACCATTTTTGCGGCCTGGCCGGGTCCTGTGACCTTTGTGTTCCCGGCGCTGCCGACAACACCGCGGTGGCTGACGGGACGATTTGATTCACTCGCCGTTCGTGTGACAGACCATCCATTGGTCATCGAACTCTGTAATCGTTTTGGCAAACCGCTGGTCTCTACCAGTGCCAATCTCACGGGTTTGCCTCCTTGCCGCACCTCAGAAGAGGTATTAACGCAGTTCGGTGACGATTTCCCGGTGGTTATCGGTGAGACCGGTGGCCGCCTGAATCCGTCAGAAATTCGTGATGCTTTGACCGGCGAACGTTTTCGCCAGGGGTAA
- a CDS encoding topoisomerase DNA-binding C4 zinc finger domain-containing protein — protein sequence MAKSALFTVHKNDPCPQCGAELVIRSGKHGPFLGCSHYPDCDYVRPLKSQADGHIVKVLEGQACPQCGGDLALRQGRFGMFIGCSRYPECDHTEQIDKPDETALACPQCDSGHLVQRRSRYGKTFHSCDRYPECQFVTNFKPVAGSCPECHYPLLIEKKTAQGMKRFCASKQCGKPISADQKK from the coding sequence ATGGCCAAATCAGCACTATTTACGGTGCATAAAAATGATCCCTGCCCGCAGTGCGGGGCAGAGCTTGTTATCCGGTCCGGTAAACACGGGCCGTTTCTCGGTTGTTCACACTATCCAGACTGTGATTATGTCCGTCCCCTGAAAAGCCAGGCGGACGGCCATATTGTTAAAGTTCTGGAGGGACAGGCATGCCCGCAATGTGGCGGCGATCTGGCGCTGCGTCAGGGCCGTTTTGGCATGTTTATCGGCTGCAGCCGCTATCCTGAATGTGATCACACCGAACAGATTGATAAACCCGATGAAACAGCCCTGGCCTGTCCGCAGTGCGACAGCGGCCATCTTGTTCAACGGCGTTCACGTTATGGTAAGACATTCCACTCCTGCGATCGTTATCCTGAATGTCAGTTCGTTACCAATTTCAAACCGGTGGCGGGGAGCTGTCCTGAGTGCCACTACCCGCTACTTATCGAGAAGAAAACGGCGCAAGGCATGAAGCGTTTTTGCGCCAGTAAACAATGTGGAAAGCCGATCTCGGCGGATCAAAAAAAGTGA
- the fmt gene encoding methionyl-tRNA formyltransferase: MSTSLRIIFAGTPDFAARHLDALLSSGHQVVGVFTQPDRPAGRGKKLMPSPVKVLAEEHGLPVFQPASLRPQENQQLVADLNADVMVVVAYGLILPKAVLDMPRLGCINVHGSLLPRWRGAAPIQRSLWAGDTDTGVTIMQMDVGLDTGDMLYKLACPITAEDTSATLYDKLAELGPKGLIDTLQQLADNRAQPEVQDEALVTYAEKLSKEEARLDWSLPAVQLERCIRAFNPWPMSWLEIDGQPVKVWQASVIVGQANAAPGTIIEASKQGIQVATVEGILNLESLQPAGKKAMSAQDLLNSRREWFTPGNSLA; the protein is encoded by the coding sequence GTGTCTACATCACTACGTATCATCTTCGCAGGAACACCTGACTTCGCAGCGCGTCATCTGGACGCGCTGTTGTCGTCTGGCCATCAGGTTGTTGGCGTTTTTACCCAGCCCGATCGTCCGGCAGGCCGTGGTAAAAAATTGATGCCGAGCCCGGTTAAAGTGCTGGCAGAAGAGCACGGCTTACCGGTGTTTCAGCCTGCTTCGTTACGGCCGCAGGAAAACCAGCAGCTGGTCGCTGATTTAAATGCGGATGTCATGGTGGTTGTGGCATATGGCCTCATCCTGCCTAAAGCGGTGCTTGATATGCCACGCCTGGGTTGCATTAATGTCCACGGTTCACTGCTTCCGCGCTGGCGCGGGGCGGCGCCAATACAACGTTCATTGTGGGCCGGAGATACCGACACTGGCGTGACGATCATGCAGATGGACGTGGGTCTGGATACCGGCGACATGCTTTATAAGCTCGCTTGCCCCATTACTGCCGAAGACACCAGCGCCACGCTGTATGACAAACTGGCGGAGCTTGGGCCTAAAGGTCTTATCGATACGCTGCAACAGCTGGCAGATAATCGTGCTCAGCCTGAAGTTCAGGATGAAGCTCTGGTGACCTATGCCGAAAAGCTCAGCAAAGAAGAGGCCCGCCTCGACTGGTCACTTCCCGCAGTCCAGCTTGAACGTTGCATCCGGGCATTTAATCCCTGGCCAATGAGTTGGCTGGAGATAGACGGGCAGCCGGTGAAAGTCTGGCAGGCCTCGGTTATTGTCGGACAGGCAAACGCCGCGCCCGGAACAATTATCGAAGCCAGTAAGCAGGGTATTCAGGTCGCCACTGTTGAAGGGATCCTCAATCTGGAATCCTTACAACCTGCAGGTAAAAAAGCCATGAGCGCGCAGGACCTTCTGAACTCACGCCGTGAATGGTTTACGCCTGGCAATAGTCTCGCCTGA
- a CDS encoding amino acid ABC transporter permease, with protein sequence MSHRRLALKGALSFSNPAVRAWLFQILAVLAVLAVAIYLIHNTIINLSTRGITSGFAFLDRSAGFGIVQHLIDYDEGDTYGRVFLVGLMNTLLVSGLCIVFASLLGFFLGLARLSDNWLLRKLSTFYIETFRNIPPLLQIFFWYFAVLRNLPGPRQAVDAFDLAFLSNRGLYIPAPQIAEGMLALLAALACVAAISVGLFRYNRKHQIKTGQLRRTWPVTLALLVILPWLAHATVGPAMHWDVPHLQGFNFRGGMVLIPELAALTLALSIYTSAFIAEIIRAGIQAVPHGQHEAARSLGLPNPVTLRQVIIPQALRVIIPPLTSQYLNIVKNSSLAAAIGYPDMVSLFAGTVLNQTGQAIETIAITMSVYLIISLTISLLMNIYNRRIALVER encoded by the coding sequence ATGTCCCATCGCCGCTTAGCCCTGAAAGGAGCCCTCTCCTTTTCCAATCCTGCGGTTCGCGCCTGGCTGTTTCAGATCCTCGCTGTTCTCGCTGTTCTGGCCGTCGCGATCTACCTTATCCATAACACCATTATCAACCTGAGCACACGCGGCATTACTTCGGGCTTTGCCTTCCTTGATCGCAGTGCGGGATTTGGCATCGTTCAGCATCTCATTGATTACGATGAAGGAGATACTTACGGTCGCGTCTTCCTAGTCGGCCTGATGAATACTCTGCTGGTCTCCGGGTTATGCATTGTCTTTGCTTCGCTGCTGGGCTTTTTCCTCGGACTTGCGCGTCTGTCTGATAACTGGCTGCTGCGTAAGCTCTCCACCTTTTATATCGAGACCTTCCGTAATATTCCGCCTCTGCTGCAGATCTTCTTCTGGTATTTCGCCGTACTGCGCAACCTGCCCGGCCCTCGCCAGGCGGTGGATGCGTTCGATCTGGCTTTCTTAAGCAATCGCGGTTTGTATATCCCGGCGCCGCAGATCGCCGAAGGGATGCTGGCGCTGCTGGCGGCTCTGGCGTGCGTGGCGGCGATCTCAGTCGGTCTGTTCCGCTATAACCGCAAGCATCAGATTAAAACCGGGCAACTGCGGCGTACATGGCCTGTCACGCTGGCGTTGCTGGTAATCCTGCCATGGCTGGCACATGCCACCGTCGGCCCGGCGATGCACTGGGATGTGCCGCATTTACAGGGGTTTAACTTCCGCGGCGGAATGGTGTTGATCCCGGAGCTGGCAGCGCTGACGCTGGCACTCTCGATCTATACCTCGGCTTTTATCGCAGAGATTATTCGCGCCGGGATCCAGGCCGTTCCGCACGGGCAGCATGAAGCCGCCCGCTCGCTCGGCCTGCCGAACCCGGTCACGCTGCGTCAGGTCATCATTCCCCAGGCCCTGCGGGTCATCATTCCCCCGCTGACCAGCCAGTATCTCAATATCGTGAAGAACTCATCCCTTGCGGCCGCGATTGGCTATCCCGATATGGTTTCCCTGTTTGCCGGCACCGTCCTCAACCAGACCGGCCAGGCCATCGAGACTATCGCCATCACGATGTCGGTCTACCTGATTATCAGCCTGACCATTTCCCTGTTGATGAATATCTATAACCGCCGCATCGCGCTGGTTGAACGCTAA